One region of Bacteroidales bacterium genomic DNA includes:
- a CDS encoding right-handed parallel beta-helix repeat-containing protein — protein sequence MRKLLLIFLFACCTKAFAVDFIVTNTNDNGTGSLRNAIIQANASPSGSHQILFNIPTSDINFNSTQGTWTILPLSAMPYITKGNISIDGTSQTINQGNTNSNGPEIILDGNRTVDFAFHIFNVSNVIIKGFVICNFTYGIQISQMTANASQYNVIKGNYIGTNYNASDTAGNSIGIEIIGGPQYNTIGGTQIADRNIVSGNNHIGIRIVNANNNIIINNYVGTDRTGTYALRNYDGISIEGTAKYNVIGGYTVAERNLVSGNVAYGIPVFGAGCDNNVIIGNYIGSDISGSYKIPNTYGVLYDDGAKFNLLGGKKQGAGNLISGNSGYGVFIYNNSTNSDTVTGNLIGTTANGMDSLSNTIGIVIDGIPRYHIVDSNVISGNRQSGIVIHATGTDYNVITRNKIGTAIDGISPLPNELDGIRIGEGPRKNIIGMPGKGNIIAFNKGNGITIMNDGDYYNKISANSIHHNAGLGIDLYPMGITNNDASDADIGPNMLMNFPVITSAEYNEASGKFLIEGYIDTQLSQYTTIELFKSDDDASGFGEGEIYLASVVPDNTGNFSVEITSGIWGGTKVTATATDSSGNTSEFSASTHVSKVPVFIFNEEKIHVFPNPAINNVYIILTNYIGNIQLNILNLQGEKIFNESFPITCRYFVRKIDVSNFESGIYFVVILNDEGNHSFIIAVLK from the coding sequence ATGAGAAAGTTGTTATTAATATTTTTATTTGCTTGTTGTACAAAGGCATTTGCTGTAGATTTTATTGTTACAAACACTAACGACAACGGCACAGGCTCTTTAAGAAATGCTATAATTCAGGCCAATGCCAGTCCGAGCGGCTCCCATCAGATTTTATTCAACATCCCAACCTCTGATATTAATTTTAATTCCACACAAGGCACATGGACAATACTCCCATTATCCGCCATGCCTTATATTACCAAAGGAAATATTTCTATTGATGGCACATCACAAACAATTAATCAGGGGAACACAAATAGTAATGGACCTGAAATTATTTTGGATGGCAACAGAACCGTTGATTTTGCTTTTCATATTTTCAACGTTTCAAATGTTATTATTAAAGGATTTGTTATCTGCAATTTTACCTATGGCATTCAGATTTCACAAATGACCGCCAATGCTTCACAATATAATGTAATTAAAGGAAATTATATTGGCACTAATTATAATGCATCGGACACAGCAGGAAATTCAATAGGGATAGAAATTATCGGAGGCCCTCAATACAACACTATCGGGGGAACACAAATTGCTGACAGAAATATTGTTTCCGGGAATAACCATATAGGCATTCGGATTGTAAATGCTAATAACAATATCATTATAAACAATTATGTTGGAACTGACCGCACCGGAACTTATGCACTGCGCAATTATGATGGAATCAGTATTGAAGGGACTGCTAAATATAATGTTATTGGCGGCTATACCGTGGCTGAACGCAATCTGGTTTCAGGCAATGTAGCTTATGGAATTCCTGTTTTTGGCGCTGGATGTGATAACAATGTCATTATTGGAAATTATATAGGAAGCGATATAAGCGGAAGTTATAAAATACCCAATACTTATGGAGTCTTGTATGATGATGGGGCAAAATTCAATTTGCTTGGCGGAAAAAAACAGGGCGCTGGAAATTTAATTTCCGGGAATAGTGGTTACGGAGTTTTTATTTATAATAATTCGACAAATAGTGATACAGTAACAGGTAATTTAATTGGCACAACAGCAAATGGAATGGATTCGTTATCTAATACTATTGGAATTGTTATTGATGGAATACCACGTTATCATATTGTGGATAGTAATGTAATTTCCGGAAACCGCCAGAGCGGCATTGTGATTCATGCAACCGGAACGGATTATAATGTGATAACAAGAAATAAAATAGGAACCGCAATAGATGGTATTTCCCCTTTGCCAAATGAATTAGATGGTATCAGAATAGGAGAAGGTCCAAGAAAAAATATTATCGGTATGCCCGGAAAAGGAAATATTATTGCATTTAATAAAGGGAATGGAATTACCATTATGAATGATGGCGACTACTATAATAAGATTTCCGCAAATTCCATACATCACAATGCAGGATTAGGAATTGATCTTTATCCAATGGGAATAACAAATAATGATGCCAGCGATGCTGACATCGGACCAAATATGCTTATGAATTTTCCTGTGATAACATCTGCTGAATATAATGAAGCCTCCGGAAAATTTCTTATCGAAGGATATATTGATACTCAACTATCTCAATATACAACCATTGAATTATTTAAATCAGATGATGATGCCTCGGGTTTTGGAGAAGGTGAAATCTATCTCGCATCAGTTGTACCTGATAATACAGGAAATTTTTCTGTAGAAATAACATCAGGGATATGGGGAGGAACTAAAGTTACAGCTACTGCAACCGATTCATCTGGCAATACATCGGAATTTTCGGCATCAACCCATGTAAGTAAAGTTCCTGTTTTTATTTTTAATGAAGAAAAAATACATGTATTTCCAAACCCCGCAATAAACAATGTATACATAATTTTAACAAATTATATAGGGAATATTCAACTTAATATTCTTAATCTGCAAGGTGAAAAAATTTTTAATGAAAGTTTTCCCATAACATGTAGATATTTTGTTAGAAAAATTGATGTTAGTAATTTTGAAAGTGGAATATATTTTGTAGTTATACTTAATGACGAAGGAAATCATTCATTCATAATAGCTGTTCTGAAATAA
- a CDS encoding right-handed parallel beta-helix repeat-containing protein — MKKYHTPCKFLILVFFFTLFIQAYSNNYTVVNTLNSGNGSLREAITNANSHAGADTVAFNIPATDAGYNSATGTWTITLISLLPYLADMTGGLIFIDGNTQTINQGDSNIYGPEIIIHSNTSLYFCFALASPNSTIRSLIINGFANAVVFSNSTCINSTLRDMFIGTNFDGSLAIPNSIGVIINNGASANNILNCLISGNTDYGIAISGANSNNIKGNKIGSDLTGLKKLSNQYGVVIDTSKNNVIGGTTTQDLNLISGNLVAGIVINGTTSSGNQIKGNYIGTDINGTDSLPNASGIILAGANNTTIGGNTAGARNIISGNYQAGIVMNGSGTRLNSVKGNYIGTNKDGDNFISNHTGLILKSNSNKNIIGGTSVGERNIISGNIEIGVYIEASDSNTVQGNYLGPDVSGNNTFMMGDSALQGNGIELNTVSKYNTIGGTTAAERNVISGNRVYGLIYYGNSSYNNTSGNYIGVNAGGTEKLANATGICVDGGSNHNQINNNVLSGNKSYGIFFVTTGTYYNEFKGNKVGVNATNTDTIPNYIGVIIAAGTKYNIIGGTEPGEANNISGNYYDGIEIVDYGTDDNQIIGNIIGASAPGGFGNYNGIGIATNTRNNTISYNTISGNKYMGIILFENANNNVISYNKIGVTGINNDACGNGASGIVISKGSSDNMVGPENIIACNDTAGIIINDDNSLYNTITQNAIYRNGVSQIDIFPPGPNPNDPGDWDNGPNLLMNYPDIFSTGYDAGNGLTFITGIMDYNYQNPAGTRIELFCSYTNSKGIGQCLNYLGYTFVDSTANWLFFAEGINPGDSIVATATDIYGNTSEISTDFFVIAGIDESHPSSAYAEIYPNPATTGFNISIKLDKTETLKLCLFDMKGQKLKEQILGITKPRVSNYYIDINDFHNGLYFVSLESESVKLVRKLSILK; from the coding sequence ATGAAAAAGTATCACACTCCCTGTAAGTTTTTAATATTAGTTTTCTTTTTTACATTATTTATCCAGGCATATTCCAACAATTATACAGTAGTAAATACATTAAATTCCGGGAACGGTTCACTGCGAGAAGCAATTACCAATGCAAACAGTCATGCCGGTGCCGACACAGTTGCATTCAATATTCCTGCTACCGATGCCGGATATAACAGTGCCACCGGGACATGGACAATCACACTTATTTCCTTGTTACCATATTTGGCAGATATGACCGGAGGGCTTATTTTTATTGACGGAAATACTCAAACTATCAATCAGGGCGATTCAAATATTTATGGTCCCGAAATAATAATACACAGCAATACTTCACTTTATTTTTGTTTTGCTTTGGCATCGCCTAACAGCACCATTCGTTCCCTAATAATTAATGGTTTTGCTAATGCAGTAGTGTTCAGTAACAGCACCTGTATCAACTCGACTTTAAGAGATATGTTTATTGGAACTAATTTTGATGGTTCATTAGCAATACCAAATAGCATTGGAGTTATTATTAATAATGGAGCATCAGCAAATAATATTCTTAACTGTTTAATTTCTGGCAATACTGATTATGGAATTGCAATTTCCGGAGCAAACAGTAATAATATTAAAGGAAACAAAATAGGTTCAGACCTTACAGGTTTAAAAAAATTATCAAACCAATATGGTGTTGTTATTGATACTTCTAAAAATAATGTTATTGGTGGTACAACAACACAGGACTTGAATCTTATATCGGGGAATTTGGTGGCAGGGATTGTTATCAATGGGACAACTTCTTCCGGGAATCAAATTAAAGGGAATTACATAGGCACTGATATCAACGGAACAGATAGCCTGCCTAATGCAAGCGGAATAATACTGGCCGGGGCGAATAATACTACTATCGGAGGAAATACCGCAGGCGCAAGAAATATTATTTCCGGTAATTATCAGGCGGGCATTGTGATGAATGGAAGCGGTACCCGTTTAAATAGCGTGAAAGGAAATTATATCGGCACTAATAAAGACGGGGATAACTTTATAAGCAATCATACCGGGCTTATACTCAAAAGCAACAGTAATAAGAACATTATTGGTGGCACTTCTGTCGGCGAGCGTAATATTATTTCCGGAAATATTGAAATAGGAGTTTATATAGAGGCCTCCGACAGCAATACAGTTCAGGGAAATTATCTGGGCCCTGACGTAAGTGGAAATAATACTTTTATGATGGGAGACAGTGCATTGCAAGGCAACGGAATTGAACTAAACACTGTTTCGAAATATAATACCATTGGGGGTACAACTGCTGCAGAAAGAAATGTTATTTCCGGAAACCGCGTTTATGGGCTCATTTATTACGGTAATAGTTCTTACAACAATACTTCCGGAAACTATATCGGGGTAAATGCCGGGGGAACAGAAAAATTGGCTAATGCAACAGGAATTTGTGTTGACGGTGGTTCTAACCATAACCAGATTAATAATAACGTTCTTTCGGGTAATAAAAGTTACGGTATTTTCTTCGTAACTACTGGAACTTATTATAATGAATTTAAAGGCAATAAAGTTGGAGTGAATGCAACAAATACTGACACCATTCCCAATTATATCGGTGTAATAATTGCAGCCGGAACTAAATACAATATTATCGGCGGGACTGAACCCGGAGAAGCTAATAATATTAGTGGCAATTATTATGATGGGATTGAAATAGTCGATTATGGAACTGATGACAACCAGATTATTGGGAACATTATCGGGGCGTCTGCACCCGGTGGTTTTGGTAATTATAATGGAATAGGCATTGCCACAAATACTCGTAATAATACTATTTCGTATAACACTATAAGCGGCAATAAATATATGGGTATTATTCTTTTCGAAAATGCAAATAATAATGTCATTTCATATAATAAAATTGGTGTTACCGGGATAAATAATGATGCCTGTGGAAATGGAGCTTCAGGAATAGTGATTTCAAAAGGCTCTTCTGATAATATGGTTGGCCCGGAGAACATTATTGCATGCAATGACACCGCAGGAATAATTATTAACGATGATAATTCTCTTTATAACACCATAACTCAAAATGCCATTTATAGAAATGGTGTTTCTCAAATTGATATATTTCCACCGGGACCTAACCCAAACGATCCGGGGGACTGGGACAATGGCCCCAATCTGCTAATGAATTATCCTGATATTTTTTCCACAGGATATGATGCAGGCAATGGCCTGACATTTATTACCGGGATCATGGATTATAACTACCAAAACCCTGCAGGGACGAGAATAGAACTGTTTTGCTCATATACTAATTCAAAGGGTATAGGACAATGTCTGAATTATCTGGGTTATACCTTTGTTGATTCTACAGCCAACTGGTTGTTTTTTGCAGAAGGGATAAACCCGGGTGATTCCATTGTAGCGACAGCGACAGATATTTATGGAAATACTTCAGAAATAAGTACAGATTTTTTTGTGATTGCAGGAATTGATGAAAGCCATCCCTCCTCTGCTTATGCAGAAATTTATCCTAATCCTGCAACAACAGGATTCAACATAAGCATAAAGCTTGATAAAACTGAAACGCTGAAATTGTGCCTGTTTGATATGAAAGGACAAAAACTTAAAGAACAAATATTGGGCATTACAAAACCTAGGGTAAGTAATTATTATATTGACATCAATGATTTTCACAATGGTTTGTATTTCGTTTCCCTTGAATCAGAAAGCGTAAAATTAGTGCGGAAGCTTTCAATCCTTAAGTAA